From Alcaligenes faecalis, the proteins below share one genomic window:
- a CDS encoding DUF202 domain-containing protein, with protein MLNSSQAYSAWHTSVLNSLMPLSILAVASLIWADRAVSACLAMAVNTVLFLLAIKNICDTADRFSRVCGIDISVSYGAMLYGLCMASLWVLLLSYRWKSPKEQSGS; from the coding sequence TTGCTCAATTCCTCCCAGGCTTATTCGGCCTGGCACACCAGTGTGCTCAACTCCCTGATGCCTTTGTCGATCCTGGCCGTTGCCAGCCTGATCTGGGCAGACAGAGCGGTATCCGCCTGCCTGGCCATGGCCGTCAACACGGTCTTGTTCTTGCTGGCAATCAAGAATATCTGCGATACCGCGGACCGTTTCTCGCGGGTATGCGGGATTGATATTTCGGTTTCCTACGGAGCCATGTTGTATGGGCTGTGCATGGCAAGCCTGTGGGTATTGCTGCTGAGCTATCGCTGGAAAAGTCCTAAAGAACAGTCTGGCTCCTGA
- a CDS encoding PaaI family thioesterase, which yields MNSVVASAAPALDPEVFQAVQDSFSRQQAMSLIRATMPLVETGLVEIHLPHWEGIQQQHGFVHGGVVGMIADSAGGYAAMTCTPLGSSVLSVEYKLNFLAPAKGQSLLARGSVVRHGRSLIVTQAEVFALDEGKQTLCALMQQTIMVMQGRAETS from the coding sequence ATGAATTCAGTTGTTGCTTCTGCTGCTCCCGCATTGGATCCAGAAGTGTTCCAGGCGGTGCAAGACAGTTTTTCCCGCCAACAGGCGATGAGCCTGATTCGTGCCACCATGCCGCTTGTAGAGACTGGCCTGGTCGAGATTCATTTGCCACATTGGGAGGGGATTCAGCAGCAGCATGGCTTTGTGCATGGTGGCGTTGTGGGCATGATTGCCGATTCGGCCGGAGGCTACGCCGCCATGACGTGTACGCCTTTGGGTTCCAGCGTGCTCAGTGTGGAATACAAGCTTAACTTTCTGGCCCCCGCCAAGGGGCAGTCCTTGCTGGCCCGAGGTTCAGTGGTTCGCCACGGCCGTAGTTTGATCGTGACACAGGCCGAGGTATTTGCCCTGGACGAGGGCAAGCAGACTTTATGTGCGCTGATGCAGCAAACGATTATGGTGATGCAGGGGCGGGCGGAGACATCCTGA
- a CDS encoding DUF1090 domain-containing protein: MKSSVWCLSAVLSVMALPAWADNPACQYRAAEIQNQIDYARQHGNEHRERGLQRALVNVQMHCRDADLLRDVQEDIREQEEEIQDRLDEIAEKRSEGRQDKVQKLEKKLERDRTKLEQLQDELKELQALSAK, from the coding sequence ATGAAAAGCTCTGTATGGTGCTTGAGCGCCGTTCTAAGTGTGATGGCTTTGCCGGCCTGGGCCGATAACCCGGCTTGTCAGTATCGGGCAGCCGAGATCCAGAACCAGATTGACTATGCCCGCCAGCATGGTAACGAGCACCGCGAGCGTGGTCTGCAGCGCGCATTGGTCAATGTGCAAATGCATTGCCGGGATGCGGACTTGCTGCGCGACGTGCAGGAAGATATCCGCGAGCAAGAAGAGGAAATACAGGACCGCCTTGATGAGATCGCCGAAAAGCGTTCTGAGGGGCGGCAAGACAAGGTTCAGAAGCTGGAGAAAAAGCTGGAGCGCGATCGCACCAAGCTGGAGCAGTTGCAAGATGAATTGAAAGAGCTGCAGGCCTTGAGCGCAAAGTAA
- a CDS encoding sulfite exporter TauE/SafE family protein has translation MYFLLLFFGLLAGVTTVLFGFGGGFVVVPVLYSVLIGMYGVDSQMGQAAMHIAVATSTCVMIFGAGLSTWRHHKAGTVPWGQVRPLLLFIAVGAIPGAVAAMALNGSWVRWVFVVYLGLTILDSLFRSGFTQETSNVMRPLSKASSAGAGVLIGAIAAFLGVGGSVITVPLMRRRGASMTAATAAANPLSLPMAVVGSLTYAMLAWNADSLGPWHVGYIDLRACLGLVLGSWLGIRFTSRWIGKIPDSLHAKAYIALLGLVLLVMLLV, from the coding sequence ACCGTGCTGTTTGGCTTCGGTGGCGGTTTTGTAGTGGTCCCTGTGCTGTATTCGGTACTGATCGGCATGTATGGCGTGGACAGTCAGATGGGGCAGGCGGCCATGCATATTGCGGTGGCCACGTCCACCTGCGTTATGATTTTTGGGGCTGGCCTGTCCACCTGGCGTCATCACAAGGCGGGCACCGTACCTTGGGGACAGGTGCGTCCTTTGCTCCTGTTTATTGCAGTGGGGGCAATTCCTGGCGCGGTAGCAGCCATGGCCTTGAACGGCTCCTGGGTGCGCTGGGTTTTCGTGGTGTATTTAGGCCTGACGATTCTCGATAGTCTGTTTCGATCCGGTTTTACCCAGGAAACAAGCAATGTCATGCGTCCTTTAAGCAAGGCCAGCAGCGCGGGGGCCGGAGTCCTTATTGGTGCCATCGCCGCCTTTTTGGGCGTGGGGGGGAGCGTGATTACCGTTCCCTTGATGCGCCGACGCGGTGCCAGCATGACGGCTGCCACCGCAGCCGCAAACCCCTTGTCCCTGCCCATGGCGGTGGTGGGGAGCCTGACCTATGCCATGCTGGCCTGGAATGCGGATTCATTGGGGCCTTGGCATGTGGGTTACATAGACCTGCGAGCCTGCCTGGGGCTGGTGCTTGGTTCCTGGCTGGGGATTCGCTTTACCTCGCGCTGGATTGGCAAGATCCCCGACAGCCTTCATGCCAAAGCCTATATCGCCTTGTTGGGATTGGTGTTGTTGGTGATGCTGCTGGTCTAG
- a CDS encoding SLC13 family permease, whose product MFFCLVQRNAALGAPHFYLYLAAQNKQEWGSMTTEIAVVLGLALVAIVLFATEKLRIDAIALLVLSTLTILGLVTPEQAVGGFSNPATVTVAAMFVLAAGLQNSGALSGIGDLLGKARSPVQFLLLLFLVLAVIAPFVNNTAVVAVFIPIVLAASARIGMSASKALIPLSYVSQMAGVCTLVGTSTNLLVNAIARDMGHPGFTMFEFTTLGVICMAVGCLYLLTVGRWLLPDARGGELVEQYELGKYITELRVMPDSSLIGQSVGDAKLGEQYGVFVLELLRGDTKVWGPREQKIEQDDVLLARGDWTKLDELRKEAGLEVDPQFKLEQQSFEQVDQVLTEVMIAPRSRISGRTLGSLGAGWHKNATVLGIHRRGQVLREQLRAVRLRVGDILLMLTPASEAADLRADGNIIVLSEREAEKEMGWRAPFSLVTMALVILVPALGWVPISITSLVGAVAMTLAGCLKADDVYDAIDWRIIILMAGLLPLGLAMSETGAAQFLVENTVGLVKSFGPLTVLAVVYLMALILTEFMSNAAAAVLLTPIGMSTAKMMGVDPTPFLIAVTFAASTSFATPVGYQTNTMVYGAGGYRFIDFLKVGLPLNLIFWVLGVLLIPVFWPFNPV is encoded by the coding sequence GTGTTTTTTTGTTTAGTACAGCGAAATGCAGCGCTTGGTGCGCCGCATTTTTACCTATACTTGGCAGCACAGAACAAACAGGAGTGGGGCAGCATGACAACAGAGATTGCAGTGGTCTTGGGTCTGGCTTTAGTAGCGATTGTCTTGTTTGCCACAGAAAAACTCCGAATAGATGCTATTGCCTTGCTGGTGCTCAGCACCCTGACCATTCTGGGTTTGGTGACTCCCGAGCAGGCTGTGGGAGGCTTCAGCAATCCGGCGACGGTCACCGTTGCCGCCATGTTTGTACTGGCAGCCGGCTTGCAAAATAGTGGCGCCCTGTCAGGAATTGGGGATTTGCTGGGCAAGGCCCGCTCCCCGGTCCAGTTTCTGCTGCTCCTGTTCCTGGTCCTGGCGGTGATTGCTCCTTTCGTCAATAACACGGCCGTGGTGGCGGTGTTCATTCCTATCGTGCTGGCCGCCAGCGCACGGATAGGCATGTCGGCCTCCAAGGCGCTGATTCCCTTGTCTTATGTCTCGCAAATGGCCGGTGTCTGTACTCTGGTTGGGACCTCGACCAACCTGCTGGTCAATGCCATTGCCCGTGATATGGGGCACCCCGGCTTCACCATGTTCGAATTCACCACGCTGGGTGTTATTTGCATGGCGGTTGGTTGTTTGTATTTGCTGACGGTAGGGCGCTGGTTATTGCCTGATGCGCGCGGTGGCGAGCTGGTCGAACAGTATGAGTTGGGCAAGTACATTACCGAGCTGCGCGTAATGCCGGACTCCTCCCTGATCGGCCAGTCTGTTGGCGATGCCAAGCTGGGGGAGCAGTACGGTGTGTTTGTGCTGGAGTTGCTGCGAGGTGACACCAAAGTGTGGGGCCCGCGCGAGCAGAAGATTGAGCAGGACGATGTGCTGTTGGCTCGCGGGGATTGGACCAAGCTGGACGAGCTGCGCAAAGAAGCCGGTCTGGAGGTTGACCCGCAGTTCAAATTGGAGCAACAGTCTTTTGAGCAGGTCGATCAAGTTCTGACCGAGGTCATGATTGCGCCGCGTTCGCGTATTAGCGGCCGTACCTTGGGTAGCTTGGGGGCGGGCTGGCACAAGAATGCCACCGTGCTCGGGATCCATCGCCGTGGTCAGGTGCTGCGTGAACAGCTGCGTGCCGTGCGCTTGCGGGTTGGCGATATCTTGTTGATGCTGACCCCGGCCTCCGAGGCGGCGGATCTGCGGGCGGATGGCAATATCATTGTGCTGTCCGAGCGTGAGGCTGAAAAAGAAATGGGCTGGCGCGCCCCTTTTTCCCTGGTGACCATGGCTCTGGTGATTTTGGTGCCCGCCCTGGGCTGGGTGCCTATCAGCATCACTTCATTGGTCGGTGCTGTAGCCATGACACTGGCCGGTTGTCTGAAGGCGGACGATGTCTATGACGCCATTGACTGGCGCATCATTATCCTGATGGCGGGCTTGCTGCCCTTGGGTCTGGCCATGAGCGAGACGGGGGCCGCCCAGTTTCTGGTGGAGAACACGGTCGGTCTGGTGAAATCCTTCGGGCCTTTGACGGTGCTGGCTGTGGTTTATCTGATGGCCTTGATCCTGACAGAGTTCATGAGCAATGCCGCCGCCGCGGTGCTGCTGACGCCAATAGGGATGTCTACGGCCAAGATGATGGGTGTCGACCCCACCCCTTTTCTGATTGCGGTCACTTTTGCCGCCTCCACCAGTTTTGCTACGCCTGTGGGCTATCAAACCAACACCATGGTCTATGGCGCGGGTGGCTATCGGTTTATTGATTTTTTGAAAGTTGGTTTGCCCTTGAACCTGATTTTCTGGGTCCTGGGCGTGTTGTTGATTCCGGTTTTCTGGCCTTTCAATCCGGTCTGA